AACTTtatatttattgtatcaaaaaAAAGTCTTTAAGAATCTACAGGATTTATGCTTATTCTTCAGGACTATTGATTGGCTAAAAACCTATTCTATCCAGGGCTTTTGTCAGACCAATATCATGCTTGACAAAGTCATCAACAGTGTTTTAGGAATAGGCGAGCCTAACATTGTTGGTGTAGCCACCTACAACCTTCAGCATCGTGGAGTGCACTACCTTATATGTTTTAATGATGTATTTACTGTCTTGCCAATGTGGATTGCAAATTAATCTTCTCCTTATTCTTTGTTAGGCTATATCATTGAGGGAGATAGAAGATATCATAGCTTTGGAGGAAAAGTTAGGTAGGACACTTTCAAAACTTGAAAGAAGCAGAATTGGTGTTAGCAGCCTTCGGTTATTCTTGGAGGAGTTGCTGCAGAAAAGGTATACAATGTACATATCGCTGCATACGAGTGGCCATTAATGCTGTATCTTACAGTTCTGTGATCTTCATGTATTTCAAGGTATATGGACAGCGTACCACTGATCATTCCACTTCTTGAAAAAGAGTATCGGAGCACAACAAAGAAGCTAAATGACATAAATCAGGAACTAAGGTTTGACGTTTCTTCAGGACAtagaatattaaaaaaattgaaatacttTAATGGTGAACATCATCAGAAGATTAATTCCTTGGTGATTATATTCAACCTAGGTTGCAAAATCACTAGAAGTGGGCATATTCTGTTTTATTCACTTTTCAATTTTTCTCTTAAGTGGTCCTGTTGATGTCTATTTGCTTGTTTAGTTTCCATTTCTTCTTTGGCACATTAAATTGAAGTGACTTGTGACATCTGACCTTTTGAATTGAGTTACTGTTGTTGTTGGCCTTTCCTCAGCACTTTGGATGAAGTGAAACTCAAAGAGAAAGGAAGAGTTTTCCACGATCTTTTCTTGACCAAGgtgaaatatattttgatatctAACTTTTAACTATTATGAATTTCCAAGACACCGTCCCTAGTAGAACTTGAAAGATAAACAAGCTAAGATTGCAAAAAGACAGGAGTTACTTGTTTCTGACAAATTAACAATGGCCTTGACTCTTAGCTTAGAGCCTTTGACTGGTTGATCATTTGATTTGCTGCCATATATAATTACATTCACTGGCATATTTGTGGCTTTGCCACCACACTTCACCTCTTTTTGCTTGAACTTTGCTAGCTTTTATAAATAATCTGGCTGATCATTTACATTTTATTTCTTGCCATAATTTACTCATATCTCGAGATGGTTCGTTGTTTGTGTTCCAACTAACCAGTATGAAAAATTTATCTTTGCCTTTCAAGCTGCCATATCTGATTATAGTTTTATTGCTCAGTTATCACTTCTGCTGAAAGGAACAGTTGTTGCACCCCCGGATAAATTTGGTAAGCTCTTTGTGACCACTCAATAGTTCGACAAAGAGAGCATCATCGTGTTATTCACAGTTTCAACCATACGATCCAGTTTCAGTTTTATCATGGATAGTTCCTATTTTGTTGTGCCCATATTCATTTTCATTGTTTTATTCACGTCTGTTTGCCTCTCTATATCATGTTTGGTTCATTGCGTTGATTATATTTATGTACTTGATTTCTTACTAATGTATTGGTAGCTCAACTTTGTTCATTTTTCAGGTGAAACTCTACAAGATGAGAGGGTTAATGGAGGATCATTTATTGGCTCTGATGGCCTTCAGTTGCCTCAGAAGTTAATACCCGTAAGTAGCTCTATATTTTGCAAATGTGTATCTTTTTCCTCCATGCACCTTCATGTTTTGTGTATGAAAAAAAACACGTAATGCATTTTTTACTGTTACTTTCTTTTCATGCCAGTTTTACTAATTATTTTGCGTTATGCTTTTCCCTCTTGATCCGTTCTCATGTAAATTGTTGAAAAGGAGCATGCTTACTTATTCATGCCATCAAGTGTATGTTTTTTCAGAAACTATGCTCACATTTGATGTGTGCGAAATTTAATTGTGCTGGTTTTTCCAAGTTGAAGCACTTAATCAACACTTAACAAAAGTTTTACTCGTTGGATACTGTATCCTCTCCGTTAGGATTGAAAGAGTCTTTACCTTTTAAGTAGTTTAATATTTTCGTATTTCtaagaatctaattttatgCTTTTTTGGTTATTCTTTTATCCAGAAGTGGCATAAACATCTTGCTGCctgatatttttattgttggGATTTTATATATTCTTGCTTCCAATAACATTAATTAGATTCCTAAGTTATTTACCAAATTCTGCCATGGGATCAAGTGATGTTCTTTGTGTTCTCACAGgagttttatttatgtttttgctACGCAGAATGCAGGAATGCGTCTTTATGGAGGTGCTCAATATCATCGTGCAATGGCTGAGTTTCGTTTTGTTGTTGGGGGAATCAAATGTCCTCCTATTACACGTGAAGAAATTGTCAATGCATGTGGAGTTGAGGACATCCATGATGGAACAAACTATTCCaggtattaattaattatagccGTGTTCAGTTCATGAATCTGGTCGGCCTTTCCCAATATAGTAGTTACTTAATCTTATTATTACACATTTGGGACATTAGGACAGCTTGTGTCATCGCTGTTGCAAAGGCTCGTGATACTTTTGAACCTTTTCTCCATCAGGTGATAAATTCAACGCCTTAAATAACTTTATTTCCACTTTTAGATTGCAGTATTTTGTCGATTTCTAGTAAAAACTGAAGATTTTTCATGTATaaacatatatttcaaaaatcAAGTGCCCAGATTTGAGCAGTGACCTGCTCTTACTGTATGAAAGAAAGTATACTAAAGGAGTCTTTTTGTAAAAAATTGTGGTTTTTGACATCGAACCGAAGGGATTTGTAGTTTTCACCTTGTCTGGATCCATGTTGTTCCTTGTCAGTGAAATATTGAGACCTGTTAGTTGTGACCATCCCTTTACCATCTGGCCATACTTTGACTTGAGCTCTGAGATCTTGTATATTTTACATTCCATAACGAGTATTGCTTTCTAGATGCATCTAAATTAAAGTTTGTTGTTTTCTGTGCACCAGTTGGGTGCTAGACTGCTACACATTCTGAAAAGAATGCTTCCCATCTCAGTTTTTCTTCTCCAGGTAAGATTTGTGGCCTTGTATGTTTCTGGTTCTAGGATTAACACCCTTTTTTAAAACTTGAGCTTGCTGGTATTGTATCTGTACTTACCACTTATATTGCTTGTGATTTCCAACAGAGAGACGGTGAATATTTGAGTGACCATGAAGTTTTTCTGAAACGTGTTTCTGCTGCCTTCAACAACTTTGCTGAATCAACCGAACGTTCATGCCATGAAAAGTAAGTGTATCTGCCTTGACATTTCAGGTTCTCATGACCTGGCTATAAAAACTGTGGCTTTGCCAAGTGATCATGCAACCTTAAGTTAATTCAGATGCTCTCTGTCTTTGCTATCGTGTTGTATTTGTGAATTATGTATATGGAGATATATTTTGTTGTTCTTATTACTTTAAAGAATGTATATCAAAGTTATTctacttaatttaaattgagtaCATATGTTGATGAAAATGAATTTTTTCCTTtaattgtttatattttatttttcaagctTGAAAACCCATTTGTTATTTTCAGGTATATAAAGGAGGCAATTACCTATATATGTTCTCCATTTTATTTGAcccattaattaaataataaattataataatcagTTAAATCTATGATTCATGCTTCAATGTAGGTTTACAAGTTATATGATTGATCATTTATCCGTGTAGCATATGGACTGTTTTTCATAGTATTGATCCTATAGCCTTGACAACTTCTTCGACACGAAACAAGTAGACTATTAGTACTTGGCATTTTACCTTTTCAATGTTCCTGCATAATTAGCACAATTTGAATTCCATTGATATCATTTGTTTTCAATTTACTCATTTATAGGACTTATATCAACATTCCATTGCAAATATTGCAGGTGTTTGGAGGACCTAGTAAGCACTACTCGTTATGTTTCGTGGTCTCTCCACAATAAGGTAGTGAAGTTgccatttgaatttaataatgAAATTTTCATTCCATTCTTTGTTTGCTCACTTATCTTTTCAAAATGCTGCAGAGTCTCATACCTGTTATTAATCACATGTTTTCTAATTCCTGTCTTTAGAATGAATGctgaatatattttttaaagtgTCTGTTTTGGCTTATGAATAATAATATGTTTGATgtattttcttctttattttggAGGTTCTGGTCACTGTGTTGAGGTGTGAGTCGTGTGACATTAATATCTTTTGGCGTATATGCACCCCCACTCAGTGAAAACCCAATTTATACACTTAAATGAAATGAAGCGAGAACGGTCCTAAATGCTTTTAGGACTTGGGAGAATTCGCGCTCTTTCCTTGTTTTTTTACCTGAGAGGGAGTCATGGTGGAATGGTGATTGAAAGTTATTAATTATTATGATACATCAGACAAGCTAAACGTGTATGTGATTTGTAAAATTGCTCCTCTTTGCTTTCATATTCTTACCTATCTGTTCACACAATATTACATTGCAGAATCGAGCTGGATTACGTCAGTTCTTGGACTCGTTTGGTGGATCGGAGCAGTCTACAGCTGGTGTTCATTCCGCTAATTCGTTTTCTGAATTATCATCTGGACCCGTAGCCAATGAGAAGCTAGAGAATAAGTTGAAGTCAGATGTAAAACTCAACCATTTGGCTTCAGGAAATGATTCTGCAACTAGTATTGCTACAACTGAGACAAGGCTGGCTGACCTTCTGGATAGCACGCTCTGGAATAGAAGGCTTGCCCCTTCCTCTGAACGGATTGTTTATGCATTAGTTCAACAAATTTTTCATGGGATCAGAGAATACTTCCTTGCATCCGCAGAACTAAAGGTTTATTAACATCCACTTTTTAAAACATTTTGTTTATTTAGTATTTTGCAAAAAGATAATTAAAAGGTTGCATACACATTGGTTAAACGAGTTTTGCGACCTTGCATACCTTTTTCTTCATTTGGACTTGTATGCTGCAGCGTCATTTGACTTACCCATAGTGAAGTATGCCACATATTAGTTTTTTGCGTTCTCGTTTCCTTTACTTGGTTGCCGTAGCCATGGCTTCAAAAAAGTTCAATTAATCACACATTGATTCACTCGATTCCTTAACATGTGTATGCAAACTGGCCAGCCAGAACAGAATTAGACTGCAATTTTAAGGACTCCTTAACCATGGCTTGTTACTCGCAGTTCAACTGTTTTCTTCTAATGCCTGTTGTTGACAAGTTACCTGCGCTTCTACGAGACGACTTAGAATCTGCATTTGAAGATGATTTAGATAATGTTTTCAACATCACCAGTCTACGACAGTCACTGGGACAGCGAAAGAGAGAAACAGAAATCGAGCTTAAGAGGGTAATTGACTATCGTAATTTCTCTCATTTGTCTTAATTAATTGTTTGGTTCTTAttttattgttgttttgttAAATTGTCATATGCTCTGCAGATAGACCGGCTTAAGGAGAAATTCAGACAAATTCACCAACAGCttaattcaaaccaagtctagTCGCCGAGGGCCTCGAGGCCATAGCATGGTCTGTACCAGCCGGTCGTCTATTTCCTCTTTTGTCATGCAAGATCAATTCTAAATGTGATATTCTTTTGTGAATGTTGATAATCATTCTGCTATATTAATAATTGTTTGAAAATGAAGGATTTTCATTGTCGTTGTGCTTTGCAGACAAGTTGTTTGAAATGTTGGAATCCTGATTTGTGGTCTTTTCGCTGGATCTTCATTTGGTTGTCTCTGTACGTACTTCACTTATATTTTGTTATCATTTACTTGACATGGTTTCTTTTCTTTATTACACTTTGGGGAGAGGATTTTGttatcattgggatttaataagCATCAGTGTATCGACTGCACTACATGACATGGGTGGTGGCAAAAACATGCCACAAATCATTGACCCCATTCTcactataatatatatatatacactcacTTGAAGCCAAAGTTTGGTTTGTTCATCCGTAAAGtattaaaacaaataaaattcgAATACACTATCCAACCAAATATAACACATGATGTAATTGAGAAATAATTGCACTTTCCCATCCAATTCAATAAGTCATGACATTGAAAAAAAACATGATTTGATAgtaatattttatcattaaagGCCAAAGCTAAGGAAACAATTATTTTTATCCTCGTTGGCTGCTTACCAAAGTACTGTGTCATGTATGATGCAAGATTAATATTCATTACGATAATATATTCAACGTCGTCTATGCTTATATATTAGTACTTACAAATTAAAAGTTTTATATcatatttatttcaaaattcaaaattaatgtAAGGTCGAAACTAAATAAAGTTCACAATTAACCATTATGATGAGAATCTGCCAAACTCAAATCCAcaaattaagaactttaatttaTCCTAACTaatcatacatacatatatgaaGTTTTCTTCAAAATCGATAATAATCTgctaataatttttcatagttTTCCTCCATTCCATGTACATGTTCTCACAACTGATTCATCTTAAATTTTGCAGTGTTCGCAATATCTAAAAATTACTCGAACAGTCCGGCAGATTATATTCTTGTATTGTGTGGATACTGATTCTGCTGCTGTACCTTCCCTAACCCCACCAGTCCCTGCATCCCATCTCTCGCATAATTCTGCCACATTACCTGTTCTTCAACTAACAACCTTTGTTTATTCTCCATCTCCGACATCTGAACGTAGGACGGCGGCGCCACTGAGAGGGATGCGGTGAAAGGATCACTGTTCGTGGCGGCTGCTCCACTTTTGGAGTCCGGTGGAGCTGGCAGTGCCAGCACCGCGGGCTTCCCGGCTGAACCGAATGCGACACTACTTGCACTTCCGGTTGCCATGTAACCTGAAGAAAATGCTGCCTGGGCTGTCATTCCGTGCTGATACATCCCGTCGAGCAGCAAGGTATCGAACCCTCCCGCAAGCGATGCCTTTTGGTTAGACAAATGACTTGCGGTTTGGACCAATGCTGTTTCCCAATCTTCTTTGAAAGCTTCCCAGGGAGTAGCTGTGGTTTCAGGAGCAGAATTATTCGCTGAATCGGCATCAAATAAAGCTAAAGCTAATCTATTTCCTTGTTCTTCTGTGGTTAGTTCATTTTCGCTCAAGTTCAAGAGATCTCCTTCTTGTTGAGAAATATTCTTCTCCTCTTTTGGTTTGTCCACAGTTGCTTCAGGCTCAGCTTTACTACCTGTTTCATCTACGAATCCTTCGGGTGAGGGCAACGCCTTGATTGCGTTCATATCTTCTGATGGGGCTGCCTCTGCTGGCTCTTTCTCTACAACAGAAACGAGCTCGGGCTTTGGGGTCGGCACATTCTTCATGTTATGCGCGTTGGCGGATTTTCGTTGGATAATGTCGTCTAACACGTCGAGTCTGTTCTTGGGGATTTTCTCAACTTCGGGATACTCGGAGGAGCGAGCGATCCCAGCAGTCTTGCACCAGTTATACATGGCGTCGAGCTCTTCGTACTGCTTCGAAAGGCGAGTGAAGAACTCGTAGACTTTGACAGAACAGGGGACGTCGAGTTGTTGGAATCGCTCGAGGAAGGCTGCCATGATTTCCATAATGTCGTAGTACAGTTGGAAACTGTCTTTGACAAGGGGATAGAATGCCATAGTCACCACCCTGTTATGCTTTGCAGCGCCTACATATATGTTATCCAACTCCAATGTAAATAGCAAGTTCATGTCGTCGTTGAATTCATAATCTTTTTCCActaacttgatttttttttcaactTTAGTTCTTATTAACCGGATTGTTGATGGGACATTGAAAAACGATTGAAAAAAAGTATTTGTCCTTGAACTCGATTCTTATGTCTACATAGATCAGTGAATAAAATAGAGCATTAGAGAATGCAAGTTCAAGATTCTTGACTTGTTTCAAAAAAATTAGGAATGACCTATATAAGATGTAACAAATTAGGAAAATGTTAAAAATCCATACATTTTTAGGGAGTACACCCAAGTAAGCACATGGGCAGATCCTATATAGACATCAGAATTGAGctaattaaatcaaattttaatcAAGTATGTGCATTTGTATTTaatgtggactttattttaaaaaatataaatataaatataaatatacctGTTGGTTTACATGCTAAAAACCTCTCTAGAAGTTGCATGAGATGATGGACCCTAGAGAACAACTTCTCAATCTTCATCTCTCTCACAGGAGTTCCCCTCACCACCACAGCACTCGAACTACCTCCTCCACTACCGCCACGGCTACCACCATCTTCCTCCTCTTCCTTACTACACGAAAATCCACTCCGTTTCCCCCTCCGGCCCTGCATGCGGAACTCAAGCTTCTCATCCAAATACAACGCATATGTTCTCACAAACGCCGAGTAATCCCAGGCATCAGACTTCCCCGAAACGTCCCTAAAATCAGACATATTGAGGAGACGAGTGCCCCTCCTCGTAGCGAAGAATATCTCTTGCTCGTAGGCGACATCCCCTTCGCTTAGCAGGCGTTGAATTAGCATGAGGGTCTTCAAAGCGACCACCCAATTCTTGGTCTTGTTCAGGCGCTTGGATATGGTGCTGACGCAGGCACCGACGTATGCATGGGAGTATGATGTTAGGCTTAGGATTTCGCGCACGTAACGCTCGTCTTGCGGGTACTCTTCGTGTCGCGTTGCCTTAACGATGGCGACATCTAGATCTGAAAGAGAGGCGGTGCTTCCCACCTTGGCCAAACTGATGCTGGTCCGGTCCTTGACTGCTCCAATGGCTTTTCTTATCTTGCTTGGAGCCATTTTGAGGCAGTGTTATCCTTGTGATTGAAGAATGAAAAGATCAAGAAAGAAAATCAAAAAGACCTTAATTTTCCTTGATCGATCGTTTTCTCCTTAATTTCCTTTTTTTCTTTGCTTACATTTCTCTACGTATCGTGAAAGTCGGGAGTCAATGTAAGCATTTGTGTGGTGTATACAatactatatattattattgatCGAACCATCAAATTTTATATGGTTTTACCTTCGTACGCGTGCATGTGTGTGAATCTAATACTATTTTTCCTTCGTACGCAACACACGCCCCAGATATGAGTCCCTTGACAGCACACCAACTCTGCCCATTATCAAAATCAGACTCGAATGATCAATTCAGGTCCCAATAAAAGGCTCAAGAGCCCAAAATACGAGTCCACGACTCTCTTATAGCCCCATCTAGGTAGGTACAAAGTTAGCAAACCCACTCCTCATGTTCAGCAGGATTTGGATGTCAAACGTCTGTGGGCTTGCCCGATCGATCTGTAACCAGACACTGACGTCCCCGTCCGCCGCCATCAGTTGAGAACGTGTAGAGCCTTTGGCCCATGAAGAAGCATGCTGTTGTGCCGATTGTTGGGAAAGATAGCCAAATTAAATAACTTTTCGTACAGCGGAAGTGTTGAATCTTTTCCCTTTAGCGATAATATCAGATCAAAGTATTTCCACGATATCAACAATGATAATAATTATGAAGAAAACGACACAAGGATTTTTACGAGGAAAACCCAAATTAGGGAAAAACCACGAGACCGAAGTCCAACAAAAGAAATCTCCACTATATCAATAATGGGTACAAATCGTTCCTACAACAATAGGAGATAACAACAACTCTCCCTAGAACAACTTAGGGGACACCAAGAACTTCAAGAATAATTATTCTTGGATGAAACACACGCAATCTCACTTTCAAAGTGGAACTAACACAACTCTAATCACATAGAAAAttctttctgatgtggaagatcggaCATTGccgcaaccacagagcatactaaAATTTATCTAAATGACTAGGCTATACAACACTCAAATGCTTGTGCTTTTGGGATGTTTTTGGGATGGATTGAATGGATGCAAATGCATGGTATTTATAAGAAAAAATTTGGGGTTGGTGAAGTGTGAATGGAGGATGTGTGTTCAAAGTTTGGTAGCCAACTTTGAAccaaactttttaaaaaaattgtttgaatAAAAAATGTGCTGAAATGTCAACAATTCTCCTCCTCAAGCTTCATTTTGTAGATTCAAACAGACCTGCAATATTTCTACAGTTTTCCAGCTTTTCTTTGGACAATGACTTCGTAAACATATCGGAACCATTATCATCGGTATGTATCTTCTCAAGATGTAACAATTTCTCGTTCAACGCATCCCGGATCCAATGATACCTTACATCGATATGCTTTGACCTTGAGTGTAAACTAGAGTTCTTACTCAGATGAATTGCACTCTGACTATCACAATAGAGCGTAAATTTGTCTTGTCTCAAACCTAACTCTTGTAGAAACTTCTTCAACCATAGTTGTTCTTTACATGCTTCAGTTGTGACTATATACTCGGCTTCTGTTGTAGACAATGCCACGCACTTTTGAAGTTTTGATTGCCATGATACTGCTCCCCCTGCAAATGTCATCAAGTATCCGGATGTGGACTTTCTAGAATCAACATCACCAGCCATATCTGCATCAGTATAACCTTCTAACACAGTTTGACTAGTTCCGAATCTCAAACAAAACTTAGAAGTACCTCTCAGATATCGGAATATCCATTTCACTGCTGACCAGTGATCTTTGCCAGGATTAGAGAGAAATCGACTTACCATGCcaactgcttgagcaatgtcagGTCTCGTACATACCATTGCATACATCAAACTGCCGACTGCTGAAGCATAAGGAACCCTCtccatttctttcttttcttcttcacttGTGGGACATTGAATGGAACTTAATTTGAAATGACCTGCAAGTGGTGTACCAACAGCCTTTGCTTTATCCATTTTGAATCTTTCAAGAACTTTCTCAATGTATTGTTCTTGAGATAACCATAGTTTCTTATTGGCCATATCCCTAGAGATCTTCATTCCAAGAATCTGTTTTGCTGATCCTAAGTCTTTCATTGCAAAAGACTTGTTAAGCTCCCCCTTAAGCTTTTCTATCTTGCTTGGATCATGACCAATGATCaacatatcatcaacatataacaataataTGATGATATCATTCTGATCATATCTCTTAACAAATACACAATGATCAGAATTGGTTCTGCTGAACCCATGATTCATCATGAATGTatcaaacttcttgtaccactgtcttggagcttgtttcaacCCATACAAACTTTTGTTTAGTCGACACACCATATCCTCTTTGCCTTTAACTATGAATCCTTCAGGTTGGTCCATATATATTTCTTCATCTAGATCACCATGAAGAAATGCAGTCTTAACATCGAGTTGTTCTATTTCCAGATCCATACTAGCTGCAAGTCCCAGAACAACTCTGATAGAGGACATCTTCACCACTGGTGAGAaaatttcatcaaaatcaacacctTTCTTCTGGCTGAAACCTTTCACAACTAACCTCGCTTTGTACCTTAGCCGTGATTTATTTTCTTCAGTCTTCAACCTGTAAACCCATTTATTTTTGAGTGATTTCTTACCTTTTGGTAGCTTTACTAAGTTGTAGGTGTGATTTTCATGAAGCGATTGCATCTCTTCTTTCATTGCTTCGATCCACTTATCTTTTTGTGTACTTGATACAGCTTCTTTGAAACTCTCTGGTTCTCCGTCATCAGTGATCATCACATACTCATGTGGGTTGTATCTCGTAGAAGGTACTTTTTGTCTGGTGGACCTTCTGATCTCTGTTTCTGAAGGTGGAGTTGAAGAGTTGTCTTGAGCATCTATTGGCTCAATTATCTCATCATGCTCAGTTTGTGTTTCTCCCCCGTGATCCTGAATTGTGGGGAAATAAACTGGATCTAAATTTACTGGAAATTCTGAATTGGATGATTGTGATTGTTTGTTGTGTTCCGCATCAGAACCAACTTCATCTTCGAGGAATACAACATCTCGGCTTCTAACAATCTTTTGATTCAATGGATCCCATAATCTGTATCCGAACTCTTCATGGCCATAACCCAAAAATATGCACTTTTTGGATTTGTCATCAAGCTTGGATCTTTCATCTTTTGGTATATGAACAAAAGCTTTGCAACCAAACACTCTCAAGTGTTTGTATGAGACATCTTTCCCTGTCCAAACTTTGTTAGGAACATCACCATCTAACGCAGCcatggttcgccggaacggCCGTGTTGCCACCGGAACGGCCGTTCCGGAACGGGAACGGCCTTTGCCGTTCCAAAGTTCCGGGGTGGGTCGGTAGATGACTTGTAGCAGCGTTTCGTAAGCGATATAACGGTGGAAAACGGAGATGGGACGGTTGAACGGAACGAGAatgcaattagcgacggttttagctttaactgtcgctaatagcgacggttttatagcAACGGTTTATTTAACCGTCGCcaataaatcggcgacggtttttttaaaaccgtcgctaatcctGGTCTAAATCGTGGAGATCAATTTTCCCAACTGAATCTCAAAGAAGAATACGCTAATGATTTTGTTCCTCCATGTTATTCTTTATGATATAAGTCTCGATTATATAGCATTTACAGGTATCTTTCTATATAAATGTTTGTTTTCATCATCTATATGACATGGTGTTAGAGGTCATGGTCCCGAGTATAGATCTTCAAGTACAGTTAATAGTTCTACTGTGTATCGTGGATTCGAATACTATAATCGTCGTGACGAAATACTATTATAAAATCAGTCATTTCATTCTAATGATCTTTCGTCATCTCAATCTAATCAATATCCATATGAACAATCACGTCAATATCTAAATGTTCGAAATCAATTTAATCTACGAGATAGTGATGAAGAATATAACAATGATCTCGCTCATCCGCGTCACTCTAACAATGATCTCGCTCATCTGCGTCACTCTTTATGGTATTAGCTTTGgtatgttataatttttagtgtgtatttcttattgtgctattattgtaaaatagttttgtattgatatattaatttgtaataaattcatatattttattttttggtatgatgtaatttatatttaaatttttttactaattttttgaatttattaatttttttatacaaccgTTCCGCAACCGTTCCGCAACATAACATTGGAACTGGAACGGTCGTTGCCGTTCCAAGCACCGCAAccgttccggcgaaccatgAACGCAGCTGATGGAGAAAGGTTGGAcgggccactgtgtactctcggtgtccatgcgt
This Primulina eburnea isolate SZY01 chromosome 2, ASM2296580v1, whole genome shotgun sequence DNA region includes the following protein-coding sequences:
- the LOC140823866 gene encoding dynamin-like protein ARC5 isoform X1, whose product is MEEKDEKINIGSSAQMDGGHWKLYEAYNDLHSLAQEFSTPFDAPAVLLVGHQTDGKSALVEALMGFQFNHVGGGTKTRRPITLHMKFNPDCDTPLCHLLSDSDPSVPQEKSLQEIQSYIEAENMRLEREPSQFSSKEIIIRIEYKHCPNLTIIDTPGLVAPAPTRKNRGLQIQARAVESLVRHKMQHKEFIILCLEDCNDWSNATTRRVVMQIDPELSRTVVVSTKLDTKIPQFARASDVEVFLSPPACTLDGFMLGDSPFFTSVPSGRVGSGHESVYRSNDEFKQAISLREIEDIIALEEKLGRTLSKLERSRIGVSSLRLFLEELLQKRYMDSVPLIIPLLEKEYRSTTKKLNDINQELSTLDEVKLKEKGRVFHDLFLTKLSLLLKGTVVAPPDKFGETLQDERVNGGSFIGSDGLQLPQKLIPNAGMRLYGGAQYHRAMAEFRFVVGGIKCPPITREEIVNACGVEDIHDGTNYSRTACVIAVAKARDTFEPFLHQLGARLLHILKRMLPISVFLLQRDGEYLSDHEVFLKRVSAAFNNFAESTERSCHEKCLEDLVSTTRYVSWSLHNKNRAGLRQFLDSFGGSEQSTAGVHSANSFSELSSGPVANEKLENKLKSDVKLNHLASGNDSATSIATTETRLADLLDSTLWNRRLAPSSERIVYALVQQIFHGIREYFLASAELKFNCFLLMPVVDKLPALLRDDLESAFEDDLDNVFNITSLRQSLGQRKRETEIELKRIDRLKEKFRQIHQQLNSNQV
- the LOC140823866 gene encoding dynamin-like protein ARC5 isoform X2, which encodes MRLEREPSQFSSKEIIIRIEYKHCPNLTIIDTPGLVAPAPTRKNRGLQIQARAVESLVRHKMQHKEFIILCLEDCNDWSNATTRRVVMQIDPELSRTVVVSTKLDTKIPQFARASDVEVFLSPPACTLDGFMLGDSPFFTSVPSGRVGSGHESVYRSNDEFKQAISLREIEDIIALEEKLGRTLSKLERSRIGVSSLRLFLEELLQKRYMDSVPLIIPLLEKEYRSTTKKLNDINQELSTLDEVKLKEKGRVFHDLFLTKLSLLLKGTVVAPPDKFGETLQDERVNGGSFIGSDGLQLPQKLIPNAGMRLYGGAQYHRAMAEFRFVVGGIKCPPITREEIVNACGVEDIHDGTNYSRTACVIAVAKARDTFEPFLHQLGARLLHILKRMLPISVFLLQRDGEYLSDHEVFLKRVSAAFNNFAESTERSCHEKCLEDLVSTTRYVSWSLHNKNRAGLRQFLDSFGGSEQSTAGVHSANSFSELSSGPVANEKLENKLKSDVKLNHLASGNDSATSIATTETRLADLLDSTLWNRRLAPSSERIVYALVQQIFHGIREYFLASAELKFNCFLLMPVVDKLPALLRDDLESAFEDDLDNVFNITSLRQSLGQRKRETEIELKRIDRLKEKFRQIHQQLNSNQV
- the LOC140823867 gene encoding putative clathrin assembly protein At1g03050 codes for the protein MAPSKIRKAIGAVKDRTSISLAKVGSTASLSDLDVAIVKATRHEEYPQDERYVREILSLTSYSHAYVGACVSTISKRLNKTKNWVVALKTLMLIQRLLSEGDVAYEQEIFFATRRGTRLLNMSDFRDVSGKSDAWDYSAFVRTYALYLDEKLEFRMQGRRGKRSGFSCSKEEEEDGGSRGGSGGGSSSAVVVRGTPVREMKIEKLFSRVHHLMQLLERFLACKPTGAAKHNRVVTMAFYPLVKDSFQLYYDIMEIMAAFLERFQQLDVPCSVKVYEFFTRLSKQYEELDAMYNWCKTAGIARSSEYPEVEKIPKNRLDVLDDIIQRKSANAHNMKNVPTPKPELVSVVEKEPAEAAPSEDMNAIKALPSPEGFVDETGSKAEPEATVDKPKEEKNISQQEGDLLNLSENELTTEEQGNRLALALFDADSANNSAPETTATPWEAFKEDWETALVQTASHLSNQKASLAGGFDTLLLDGMYQHGMTAQAAFSSGYMATGSASSVAFGSAGKPAVLALPAPPDSKSGAAATNSDPFTASLSVAPPSYVQMSEMENKQRLLVEEQVMWQNYARDGMQGLVGLGKVQQQNQYPHNTRI